The genomic stretch atatatacaaatcaTTATTaagctaattatattaatgttaAAGTCTTCTATCAAtacttctttattttatattatatcttttttatttatttatttagttattttacaaCAGCCTTAATCTCCTTTTAAATCTTTGATAGATCAATTAAACCACtaagcttctccttcatttAATCAAATGACTAgtctaaatttaaaatcttctcatatatatatatatatatatatatataaacataaataatttttcaatATCATTTCATATTCTATCCTATCGTTAGTTATTAAACATACATGATATGATTTTATAAAAGACAGCAAGACTTATCAAGGACTTTTATGTTTCTTCTCATGTTTCATCCATTTAATTAGCTCTTATCTCCTtctgttttattattttttattttttattgatgtattatatttttgttcCTTCAGCATTTTCATCACATATTTTGCTTTTGGGTTATCCCTCTCTCGTAATGCTAATTACTAATGACATGTGTAGTccaatttataattttgttcGTCATGAAATAAAATGAATTCTATATTTgtcaacaacaaaaaaataaatcggtaatgttagaaaaataaaaaaatagcaaaaattGATCTTATTTAGCATTAATAAATCCTAAATAAGACaagttataattatttttgcctaatttttttaattatcaaatatttttaaaaataaataaagaagtgAATTAAGTCATTCCACAAGTCAACCACATATTGATACAAATGGGATGAATTCTACGTttgtcaaaaaataaataaataaaaaagaaaagtagtTAATTATGTCATTCTACATGTCAACCACGTATTGGTACGAGAGGTCTTAGTCCttttatgaaagaaaaaatattagcCTTTTCTTTACACTTTAAATTTGGCAACAGAATAGTAACTAGTGGCTTTCGTTTTCTTGTTCTTTGGATAATAAGTAActaataatttttgttattttaagtGGCCTAAAATTAGGCTTAACGTACTTTTAGGTATCACTCAATTTTATCTCTTTCATTCTTTtgtctttctttttcatttttcttttgattattTTCTTTCAAGTTTTTCTTTGAGTAAAAGAGTTGTTGGACACACTTTTACGTGTGTTCATGCAACAAGTTTCGAAGAACAGAGGTTTGGTTTTGGGGATTCTCCCTTCAATATCTTTCAACCTtgcccttttacattcaagaaaatggaagtaaaataatttaacaaagaaaaatgatatGAATTGTAGaaacttttaattttcaatcaattttgtttctcttgggTTTGTTAATCAGAAAAAAAATCAAGCTTTGGAAAAAACAAAGCATTGTAGCAAACCTGAATAGGTGGGACCTTTTTCAACATTTTGTAGAGCATAATTTAAACACaggaaagaagaaaatggaTCTTTGGGCAGAATTTCATGCAGCAAGTTGGGGAAGGGAGTTTGTAGCAGGAGGATTTGGAGGAATTGCTGGGATAGTATCTGGTCATCCATTAGACACAGTGCGAATAAGGCAACAGGTCTTAAACACCGGTGGCCATGGCTCATCATCAGCATTCACCATTCTTAGAAATGCTTTGGCTAAGGAAGGACCTGCTTCTCTCTATCGTGGCATGGGTGCACCTTTGGCCTCTGTTACATTTCAAAATGCTATGGTTTTTCAAACTAATGCAATTCTCTCAAGAGTATTTGGCAAATCTGTTTCTCCTAATGACCCTCCTTCCTTCAAGGGTGTAGCATTAGGAGGAGTTGGCACAGGTGTCCTCCAGAGCCTAATTATTTCCCCAATAGAGTTGGTCAAAATTCGCCTGCAGCTTCATCGCAATGAAAAACACTTGATAGAACAACCACATAAAGGTCCTATAATTGTTGTCAAGAATGTATGGAGAAAAGAGGGACTAAAAGGAATATACAGAGGACTGGGCATCACTGTTATAAGAGATGGACCTTCACATGGTGTTTATTTTTGGACATATGAATATATGAAGGAACAACTTCACCCAGGTTGTAGAAAAAGTGGTCAAGAAAGCCTCTGTACTATGTTGATGGCAGGTGGATTAGCTGGTGTAGCAAGTTGGATTGTTTGCTACCCTTTTGATGTTGCAAAGACAAAGTTACAAGCTCAAACACCTGATTCTTTGAAATACAATGGCACTGTTGATTGCCTTAGAAAGAGTATTAAGGAAGAAGGGTATGGAATTTTATGGCGCGGATTAGGAACTACAGTTGCTAGAGCTTTTGTGGTACATGGTGTTGTTTTTACAGCTTATGAGATCACATTGAGGCTATTATTTAATAATGAAATTATTCAAGTGCAGAAAACTATTTAGGAGAATGAATTGAATCTtctccttttattttttctggGAGATATAAGAATGGTACAATCATCATTATTAGAGTAACACGTGtactataattaaaaaaatgcatATCTGCTTGCCCTAAAAAATTTGTAGGTTAGATATTGAAACCATTACCACTTGTAATCTctaaaatgtttattttatttgataattatTACTTTACCTAAGGTGAAGGGGAAAAAGACTCTTCACATTCTAAGCCATATAAGTATATATTTCTCTCAATTAGCTCAAGtgagaataattaataattaataaagtaAGAATAGATTAATTTTTACCTTGTACATGAAATTTATTAGAGTAAAATTCACTTCTACTTTTACTCCAACCAAAAGTGCCTTTGTATTCGAAGGGagaaagtattttttttttccctatttttaaattaatagaagaaagaaatagGCCATGAAGATTTATGTTTTGGTCTTTTAGATATGCAGACATTTCTTTTAGCTTTTGATGAGTTCAAAGATATTTTTGGATCATAGCACAAACTTTTCTTTTCAGTCTAAACTATACTTTGATGACaacaaataaatcaataataattttgtcTAAGAACATACGTTAAAATAATTTAACTTGAATAgcttaatattttaatttcattcaaGAGGCAAAATTTTATATAAGCATCTATCTCTATACTATTATCTGTAAGAGTATGATGGAAATACAATCAAGTGAGAAATAAGTGATTCAATTAAACTTATGCACTCATTCCACTATAGCCTCTATAACGATATATACATGGATGGATAATTTATACTGAGAGGAAAACACTCGACAAGAACTAAGTAGTTCCCTCCACACCGTTTTGATAGGCTCCATTGGCATATGCTTAATGAAGCTGTAAGCCTCGTTTACCTGACCGGTATGTCTTAAAAGATCTGTGTAACAAGTAAAATGTTTAATCCATATTGTTGAGTTATATCTATTTGTCATCTATATAATGCAAAACTTCCCTTCATGTAGTGGTTACAAGCTAAGAAAATTGCAAAGACAATAGAATTCGTGCTTAGACCTAAATTGTATTTTTGTGAAGAGTTCCACCAATTATAACCTTGTCTACTCATATCATATGCAGATATCAATGAATTCCGATAAATGAATTAAGCAACATAACGAACATTCTCTTACCAGATACCTTTCTTGCATCATCTAGATATCTACAACTAGCATACATGTCTACTAATGTATATTCCAATAGAAAATTTGGATACAGTTTCTTCCTCTCAAGCTCAGAAAACACTAGCACAAGTAATTGCGCTAGGTTTCACCCCACTTTTCTCGATTTCTAAATACAATTCTACAGCTTTGCTAGGCATAGAATTtttgatatataaaataaacatcaTAGTCTATAAAACCAATCTCTTGTCTAAATTCATAATATCTTCTTAACATACAGAATGTTATCAACTGGTCTGTTATTTACCACTGGCATGAGACTAGACATAAAATGACAGCTGAGTTTTGTGTTAAAGCTTCCATTTCCCGAGAACCTTCAATGCATTATCAAATAACATCGCCGCTCGATACTTCAAGTCTTCAAGTAAAAGTAAAACACGCCTTGCCTCCAACAAGCAAAGATATTTCCTATACACTGGAATTAGACCGCTTCTAACAAATAGATCAAAATCAAGTCGATCCTTCGGCAGATCTTTATGCACTTGCAACTTGAAGCTTAAATTATCAGAGCACAAGCAAGCTTTCAGAACACAAGGATAAGTATCATGATCAGGACTACACCCACCACCATTAACCATGACCTTGAAAAGAAGTAATCAATCATCAAACCAATGGTTATTGACATAACTTTTGATCAAGACATCAAATAACATAACTTTCCTCGTGGaaattttatcaaacacctTTGCGGGCGAACCTGGATTCACCATAAGCTACATATGCCAGCTTGATCTTGCCACATTAGAAATGAATTTTCATGTTGCGCACTTATCACTCTCCCTATCGCTTTCTTCATTTTGAATCCGCTCTCCCAAAAGTTTGGATTTTTTTGCTCACATTCTTGTCACCATTGAATAACATGATGAGTCCATCCCATGAAATTCATCATCCTAATACGACCAAAGCTACAGATTCTAACCTCAGAAACCTGGCTCTTTATCTATACTTCCTTCACAACATCGAAATTTTCTCCAAAGAAAGAAGTCTATTGTTGAGTGATGTGTCCATAAACAACGGTGCTAATTTCTTCGAGGTAAGATCGTTGTAGTTCAACACTTTATTATTCGTGGACTGTCAAATTTAGAATGGGGATTTTAAAGTGAAGTTTAAAGACAAACAACCCGAGTTGAATCTGTAGAAGGATTATTAAAATTGACTAGACTTTGGAATTTTGTGGAACATTGTGAATATATAAAAGGTGACTTCTATGATGACCAATTCATTTGAGTGGACAAAGTGACTAAGGAGTTTTCAGCCAATTAGAGCTTCACACGTGAAATGAATGAGTCTAACTCCTATATGAGTTTGACGGATGAAAATCGTAAGTTTTGTTAATGATTCAGGGTAAAACCGAAGAAACATGCCTAATGACCAAATCTAATGGATTAGCAAATGTAATTTGAGaagtttatttttttgaattttaaacaCTCCCATATTTGAAGCAGGAGGGAATTGAAACaggaatgaaaagaaaaaataaaaaatttcccAAATCTGAGAGTTGAATGAACAGAGACCTTTAAGGCACTTGGGAAAATTAGGGTTCATTCTGAAGTTGTGCTTTGAGTTGTGGGAGGTGAGCGTAGGCCATCTCCAACAGCCGTTTCTGGAAGTGGATTCATTGAGCAAGGTTTGGGCGAAGGAAAAACTCATTGATCAAGGCGACCTCACTTGACAGCAGCAGCAGAATCTACCAAATATCGGAGCCAAGCGATTCCAAAGAGCAGAATCAGAATAATCGCCGATGACTCGGAGAGAAAAAGCAGAAGAAGAGCGGAACCGTAGACTTTGCTCCATTGTCacctctcctctctctctctcctttcctCCCCCTCTATCTCTCTCTCAACGCTGGAAACACTGAACCCTGGCTATTGGTGCTGGCTCTTTGTCTCCCCTAGTGTCCCCCGTCTCTCCTCCTATGTGTCGTTGTTGTTCTAAATCAGTGGACTGTCTCCTGTTCGTTCTTCTTGTATGCTCTAATTTTGGtgatttctttttttctttttaaatccGAGGAATATGCAGTTActacaaaaaaatttgaatattttgaacaaaaattttatatcaaatttaaaacggttacaaaaaatatttttttaataataattagtaattattatagaagaataacattataaattgttataaaatatgttaatattttgtaacaatttaattttttttattatattagttttaTAACGAATTGgtattttgatataaaatattatgatattttacaacaaaaagtataataattacaaaaatttaaaatattttataacaaaatatctttttattttaaaattttaattattttataacaaaaaaataatttattatatttaagattgtttgtaacaaattatttgtttgttacaaaatgtaagtatattttataaaaaaaattattttaaaatgttaaacattttgaaaataaaaaaattgtttatataattcttttcagaataattttattttgtttcaaaaattaaaattttttaaatattgtttatattcattattaatttttaaaaattgaaaatattattttatattttttaaaaaattaatatataatttttattaataataaattttttaatgttaactaaaaattaatttgtgaaacttaaaaaattttaattaaattataaatataaacaacaataattaaatataaaagaaaaaaataagataccAGAAGCCAAAAtgtaaaaagtaataaaatgaagcagtaaaaaatttttaatttatcactCCTCACTCTGCGCCTCATTCAACCCTCGTCTTTGTGCCTTTTACGCCACCAAAGAACAATGGAGCTCCTGTTGGAAGAAGAAGCACCGGCGTAGCCTCCGCTGAACCATCTGCCTCGTCGTCATCTAGTCTGCCATCGTCGTGTCGTGTGCGGTGGCATCGTGGTCTATTGTGCATTGGCTCCTTCGGTGGTATTCGTTCTGTTGTGTGCGTCGTCGTCGTGGTGGTCTTCGTGGTGGTGGTTGTCGTCGCTGTTTGAGGTCTCCATTTCGTCAGCTTTGTACCTCTGCGTCCTGTACGTCTTCCTTTGCCTCTGCTAGTCTGGTTCGGCAGTGCTTTTTCTGCTGCCTGTCTGGTCTGATTGCTTCTCTGCTGAAGGTAAATGtagtttattttaatattgttgTCTATACTATTGTCTATATTGTTTACTTGTTGTATTCCCAACTCACTTTGAACTATGGAGTTCTTCCCAGGTGCCTCGACCCCTCCATATCAATTCGGCATTTTTGAATTGTTTGTGTacatatttgaatttttttttgggaTTTCTTTTGAGTTGGATTTTCTGTTGAATGCAATGGAAGTGAGGTGAATTATTCTAATATGAAAATTTGGAGTTTATATTTTAGTTGTGCGtaacttttattttaatatttttgtaaaaatttataattggtTTTGATGTAGGTGATTGTGAAATGtggttactagggtttacattatgttattttgcatgtttgaaatTGTATTCATGGCGTCATGGAGCAGAGTTTCTGTAATGTTATGATcggctttatttatttttttagggGGAAAAATGTTGGACTAGTTTCTTGAGGGGTAATTTACTACAATATGGGTATATGGGAGTTtatgggggggggggggtaaACGAtgtgttgagttaagaaattaactaaattaatttgatgatgacaaacattatttttagtGGGTTAAACACCCAATTAgtttttaattgaatttgattAAGTGTTGCAGGTCAAAGAAAAACAAAGCAGCAGCCCAATTGGATGGAAAATAAAACCAAGGCTGGTGGGCTATAAAACAATAACAGCCCAAAAGAATCAAAGCAAAAAATTCAGATGGGCCAAAGAAATCAAACGGGCTAAATGAATCATAACCGACCCAAGCCCGAATTCATCTCTCAAGCCAATCCCTCCAATTTGCTTCCAGTAAAGCAACGTTCACTTTTTTCTCTTTGGTCAGAACtcagagaaagagagagaaagcttAGTTTCTAAGTTGTTCaccaaagaagaaagaaagagaaggattAAGTAAGAAAGGCAGAGGTCTAATTATCCatcaaaccaaatcaagctaAGGCAGAGGTCAAAGGTAAAATATTTCCTCTTGCATGCATATTgctttcttctcctcttccacAACTCTCTGCCACTCTATATTGGGATAAATGAAGAAAGTAACCCCTGTTAAGCTCTGCTGTAAATCTATGGTCAAATTTGTGTCTTAGAGACCAAGTAGTATTTCAATGGCTCATATCTGGTTTACCATTGAAAGACTATTTCTCTTTGCTCCCCTGAGGCTTTCGGTCAAGCAAGAGAAAGTCAGACTCAAACTTCTAATTTGGGGATTAACTGAAAAAAGTGATATAGTAAGTTGGTAGCACACAGCTCAAGAAGTTGACCTAAGAGAGAGCAACTCAGCAACATGCATGGAGATACAAAGGAAGATTTTTCATCCTTCAGAAGAGAAGGAGAGAAAACTAGTATTTTGAGGATTATGTTCTGAGAAGAGTTCTCTGAAGAAGTTCATCAACTTGGACAGTGCTTCTTAGTAAAAAGAGCATTTCACCAGAATGAGGAACTAAATTAGAGGCAAGCAAATCTGGTTcatcacatagcaaagaggctgttgaagcatcaatctccttcatgttttacagattgtaattttctttttaatgtttatctttctgtaatttctagAGGTAAAAGGTAGAATGAGAGGGCTCAAGTAAAAGCCTAAGAGTGGAAAGAGGCagagtgatacacttgagtgaaaagcctagagtgatttcatattttttttaggttgattctgtgtcttgtatcttgtacttATGAGGTACCCCTTTCTTATTTGGGTAAGTGACGTGGCagaaattggcagattaagaaaTTAATATAAGAGATACCTTgtaagtacagttcttaactaacaaaaatccgttcatcaatttagaagggttgtcacaaaattataataaaaatactgggag from Arachis stenosperma cultivar V10309 chromosome 9, arast.V10309.gnm1.PFL2, whole genome shotgun sequence encodes the following:
- the LOC130949866 gene encoding mitochondrial arginine transporter BAC2-like, whose translation is MDLWAEFHAASWGREFVAGGFGGIAGIVSGHPLDTVRIRQQVLNTGGHGSSSAFTILRNALAKEGPASLYRGMGAPLASVTFQNAMVFQTNAILSRVFGKSVSPNDPPSFKGVALGGVGTGVLQSLIISPIELVKIRLQLHRNEKHLIEQPHKGPIIVVKNVWRKEGLKGIYRGLGITVIRDGPSHGVYFWTYEYMKEQLHPGCRKSGQESLCTMLMAGGLAGVASWIVCYPFDVAKTKLQAQTPDSLKYNGTVDCLRKSIKEEGYGILWRGLGTTVARAFVVHGVVFTAYEITLRLLFNNEIIQVQKTI